From Streptomyces yatensis, one genomic window encodes:
- a CDS encoding protein meaA, whose product MSGTPRPKDRPWLMRTYAGHSTAEASNELYRRNLAKGQTGLSVAFDLPTQTGYDPDHILARGEVGRVGVPVSHLGDMRRLFQEIPLERMNTSMTINATAMWLLALYQVVAEEHGADIGKLQGTTQNDIVKEYLSRGTHVFPPGPSLRLTTDMIAYTVNHIPKWNPINICSYHLQEAGATPVQEIAFAMSTAVAVLDAVFASGQIPEDRKGDVVARISFFVNAGVRFIEEMCKMRAFGRIWDRITRERYGIENPKHRRFRYGVQVNSLGLTEAQPENNVQRIVLEMLAVTLSKDARARAVQLPAWNEALGLPRPWDQQWSLRIQQVLALESDLLEYDDIFEGSHVIEAKVATLVEEAEAEMERIEKMGGAMAAVETGYLKAQLVASHAERRARIEAGEEKIVGVNCYESTEPNPLTADLDTAIMTVDPENEARVVSALHTWREQRDEGPAQEALGALRKAAAGTENLMPATLACARAGVTTGEWSWALRDVFGEYRAPTGVGGAPLAVAPEAGSLLSTVREKVEKTAADLGGGRLRLLVGKPGLDGHSNGAEQIAVRARDAGFEVVYQGIRLTPEQIVSAAVAEDVHCVGLSILSGSHAELVPDVLERLRDAGAQDIPVIVGGIIPAGDAATLRAAGVAAVFTPKDFGITEIIGRIVDEIRAANTLPPLEVLV is encoded by the coding sequence ATGAGTGGCACACCCCGCCCCAAGGACCGGCCCTGGCTGATGCGCACCTACGCCGGGCACTCCACCGCCGAGGCGTCCAACGAGCTGTACCGGCGCAACCTGGCCAAGGGCCAGACCGGGCTCTCGGTCGCCTTCGACCTGCCCACCCAGACCGGCTACGACCCCGACCACATCCTCGCCCGCGGCGAGGTGGGCCGGGTCGGGGTCCCGGTCTCCCATCTGGGCGACATGCGGCGGCTGTTCCAGGAGATCCCCCTGGAACGGATGAACACCTCCATGACGATCAACGCGACCGCGATGTGGCTGCTGGCGCTGTATCAGGTCGTGGCGGAGGAGCACGGTGCGGACATCGGCAAGCTCCAGGGGACGACGCAGAACGACATCGTCAAGGAGTACCTCTCGCGCGGGACGCATGTCTTCCCGCCGGGCCCGAGCCTGCGGCTGACCACCGACATGATCGCGTACACGGTCAACCACATCCCCAAGTGGAATCCGATCAACATCTGCAGCTACCACCTGCAGGAGGCCGGGGCCACTCCGGTGCAGGAGATCGCCTTCGCGATGTCCACGGCGGTCGCCGTATTGGACGCGGTGTTCGCCTCCGGCCAGATTCCCGAGGACCGTAAGGGCGACGTGGTGGCCCGGATCTCCTTCTTCGTGAACGCGGGCGTCCGCTTCATCGAGGAGATGTGCAAGATGCGCGCCTTCGGCCGCATCTGGGACCGGATCACCCGTGAGCGGTACGGCATCGAGAACCCCAAGCACCGCCGGTTCCGCTACGGCGTCCAGGTGAACTCGCTCGGCCTGACCGAGGCCCAGCCGGAGAACAACGTCCAGCGCATCGTCCTGGAGATGCTGGCCGTCACCCTCTCCAAGGACGCCCGCGCCCGCGCGGTCCAGCTCCCGGCCTGGAACGAGGCGCTGGGCCTGCCCCGCCCGTGGGACCAGCAGTGGTCGCTGCGCATCCAGCAGGTGCTCGCCCTGGAGAGCGATCTGCTGGAGTACGACGACATCTTCGAGGGCTCCCATGTGATCGAGGCCAAGGTCGCCACGCTGGTGGAGGAGGCCGAGGCCGAGATGGAGCGGATCGAGAAGATGGGCGGGGCGATGGCCGCCGTCGAGACCGGCTATCTCAAGGCGCAGCTCGTGGCCTCGCACGCCGAGCGCAGGGCGCGGATCGAGGCGGGCGAGGAGAAGATCGTCGGCGTCAACTGCTACGAGTCCACCGAGCCCAATCCGCTCACCGCCGATCTCGACACCGCGATCATGACAGTGGACCCGGAGAACGAGGCGCGGGTCGTATCCGCCCTGCACACGTGGCGCGAACAGCGCGACGAGGGCCCCGCCCAGGAAGCCCTCGGCGCCCTCCGTAAGGCCGCCGCGGGGACCGAGAACCTGATGCCGGCGACCCTGGCCTGCGCCCGCGCGGGCGTGACCACCGGGGAGTGGTCCTGGGCGCTGCGCGATGTCTTCGGTGAGTACCGCGCCCCCACCGGGGTCGGCGGCGCGCCGCTGGCCGTCGCCCCGGAGGCCGGCTCCCTGCTGTCCACCGTCCGCGAGAAGGTCGAGAAGACGGCGGCCGACCTCGGCGGCGGCAGGCTGCGGCTGCTGGTCGGCAAGCCCGGCCTGGACGGGCACAGCAACGGCGCCGAGCAGATCGCCGTACGGGCCAGGGACGCCGGTTTCGAGGTGGTCTACCAGGGGATCCGGCTCACCCCCGAGCAGATCGTCTCGGCGGCCGTGGCCGAGGATGTGCACTGCGTCGGGCTGTCCATCCTGTCCGGTTCGCATGCCGAGCTGGTGCCGGACGTCCTGGAGCGGCTGCGCGACGCGGGTGCCCAGGACATCCCCGTCATCGTGGGCGGGATCATCCCGGCCGGGGACGCGGCCACGCTGCGCGCCGCGGGTGTCGCCGCCGTTTTCACCCCCAAGGACTTCGGTATCACGGAGATCATCGGCCGTATCGTCGATGAGATCCGCGCCGCGAACACGCTTCCCCCTCTGGAGGTTCTCGTATGA
- a CDS encoding HpcH/HpaI aldolase/citrate lyase family protein, with protein sequence MTAPDRADSATRLRPRRSCLAVPGSNPRFLEKAQGLAADQVFLDLEDACAPLAKEDARHTIVKALNEGDWTGKTRVVRVNDWTTHWTYRDVITVVEGAGPNLDCIMLPKVQDAQQVIALDLLLTQIEKTMGFEVGRIGIEAQIENAKGLVNVDEIAGASSRLETIVFGPADFMASINMKSLVVGEQPPGYPADAYHYILMRILMAARTHDLQAIDGPYLQIRNVDGFREVAGRAAALGYDGKWVLHPGQVEAANEVFSPSQEDYDHAELILDAYDYCTSAEGGMKGSAMLGDEMIDEASRKMALVVAGKGRAAGMTRTSTFQPPEA encoded by the coding sequence ATGACCGCCCCCGACCGCGCAGATTCCGCGACCCGGCTGCGCCCCCGCCGCTCCTGCCTGGCCGTCCCCGGCTCCAATCCGCGCTTCCTGGAGAAGGCCCAGGGGCTCGCGGCCGACCAGGTCTTCCTGGACCTGGAGGACGCCTGTGCGCCGCTGGCCAAGGAGGACGCCCGGCACACCATCGTCAAGGCGCTGAACGAGGGCGACTGGACCGGTAAGACCCGGGTGGTGCGGGTCAACGACTGGACCACCCACTGGACGTACCGGGACGTCATCACGGTCGTCGAGGGCGCGGGCCCCAACCTGGACTGCATCATGCTGCCCAAGGTGCAGGACGCCCAGCAGGTGATCGCGCTGGATCTGCTGCTCACCCAGATCGAGAAGACGATGGGCTTCGAGGTCGGGCGGATCGGCATCGAGGCGCAGATCGAGAACGCCAAGGGCCTGGTCAACGTGGACGAGATCGCGGGCGCCTCGTCGCGCCTGGAGACCATCGTCTTCGGCCCGGCCGACTTCATGGCGTCCATCAATATGAAGTCGCTGGTCGTGGGCGAGCAGCCGCCCGGCTATCCGGCGGACGCCTATCACTACATCCTGATGCGGATCCTGATGGCGGCCCGCACCCATGACCTCCAGGCGATCGACGGCCCCTACCTGCAGATCCGGAACGTGGACGGCTTCCGCGAGGTGGCCGGGCGCGCGGCCGCCCTCGGCTACGACGGGAAGTGGGTGCTGCACCCCGGCCAGGTGGAGGCGGCCAACGAGGTCTTCTCGCCGTCCCAGGAGGACTACGACCACGCCGAGCTGATCCTGGACGCCTATGACTACTGCACCTCGGCGGAGGGCGGCATGAAGGGCTCGGCGATGCTCGGCGACGAGATGATCGACGAGGCCAGCCGCAAGATGGCCCTGGTCGTCGCGGGCAAGGGCCGCGCCGCCGGGATGACCCGTACGTCCACCTTCCAGCCCCCGGAGGCATGA
- a CDS encoding MaoC family dehydratase, translating into MQFGRTYEEFTVGDVYRHWPGKTVTEYDDHLFCLLTMNHHPLHMDSNYAEKTTDFGKNVVVGNYIYSLLLGMSVPDVSGKAIANLEVESLRHVAPTFHGDTIYGETTVLDKTPSKSKTDRGIVQVETKGYKQDGTLVCVFRRKVMVPTATYIKERGGEQPGRPELGEQ; encoded by the coding sequence ATGCAGTTCGGCCGTACCTATGAGGAGTTCACGGTGGGCGACGTCTACCGGCACTGGCCGGGGAAGACGGTCACCGAGTACGACGACCACCTTTTCTGTCTGCTCACCATGAACCACCACCCGCTGCACATGGACAGCAACTACGCCGAGAAGACGACCGATTTCGGCAAGAACGTGGTGGTCGGGAACTACATCTACTCACTGCTCCTGGGGATGTCCGTCCCCGATGTCTCCGGAAAGGCCATCGCCAATCTGGAGGTCGAGTCGCTACGGCATGTCGCACCCACCTTCCACGGCGACACGATCTACGGCGAGACGACGGTCCTCGACAAGACGCCGTCGAAGTCCAAGACGGACCGGGGCATCGTGCAGGTGGAGACCAAGGGCTACAAGCAGGACGGCACCCTGGTCTGCGTCTTCCGGCGCAAGGTGATGGTGCCGACCGCCACGTACATCAAGGAGCGGGGCGGCGAGCAGCCGGGCCGCCCGGAGCTGGGAGAGCAGTGA